The Flavobacterium sp. 1 genome contains the following window.
TCGCTAATTCGTAATCCAATTCGTTGGCGATTTTAGCCAAATATTGAAATGCTTTTGGGTAAAATTCTAATTTATCTAAACTGTCTAATTGGTATCCCTCTGGTTCTAAAACAATCGTTCCGTCACGATCTATAAAAAGTATTTTCTTCATTTTCTTAAGCTATTAATGCCTCAATTAATTTTTTATTTTCTTCTTCTGTTCCAATAGTCAAACGCAAAGTATTTTTGCAAAGTGCTTGAGTTGTTCTGTTACGAATCACAATTCCTTTAGCGATTAATTCATCATAACGTTTATTAGCATCATCTACTTTTATTAAAATAAAATTTGCTTCTGTTGGATAAATTTTTTCCACAAAAGATACTTTATTTAAAACTGAAAGTAGTTCGGTTCTTTGTGCTATAATTGAGGTAATTTCGTTAGCAATTTTCACGGTATCACTCAAACGTTCTAAAGCACGGAGCTGAGTTAATTCGTTTACATTATAAGGCGGTTTGATTTTGTTCAATACCGTAATTATTTCGGCAGATGCATAGCAAATACCTAAACGAATTCCTGCTAAACCATAGGCTTTGGATAATGTTTGCGTGATAATTAAATTTGGATATTGATCCAATTTTTGTAACCAGCCCTCTTTATCCGAAAAATCAATATAGGCTTCATCAATAACTACAAAGCCATTGAATTTTTCTAATAATGTTTGTACGCTTTCCTCTGAAAAAGAATTCCCGGTAGGGTTATTTGGTGAACACAAAAAGATGATTTTAGTATTGGCATCAACAGCTTCAAAAATTTTGTCTATTTGTGGCTGAAAATCATTTGAAAGCAATACTTCTCTGTTTTCAACGGCATTGATATTTGCCAAAACATTATACATTCCATAAGTTGGAGGTAATGAGATAATGTTATCAATCTTTGGCTCGCAAAAAGCTCTGAATAATAAATCTAAAACTTCATCACTTCCGTTTCCTAACAGAATTTGTTTTGGGTTTACATTTTTCATTTTCCCTAAAACCACTTTTACATTCCCTT
Protein-coding sequences here:
- the hisC gene encoding histidinol-phosphate transaminase, coding for MKFDINTLVRENVKKLKPYSSARDEFEDFDTADMIFLDANENPYQNGVNRYPDPQQGNVKVVLGKMKNVNPKQILLGNGSDEVLDLLFRAFCEPKIDNIISLPPTYGMYNVLANINAVENREVLLSNDFQPQIDKIFEAVDANTKIIFLCSPNNPTGNSFSEESVQTLLEKFNGFVVIDEAYIDFSDKEGWLQKLDQYPNLIITQTLSKAYGLAGIRLGICYASAEIITVLNKIKPPYNVNELTQLRALERLSDTVKIANEITSIIAQRTELLSVLNKVSFVEKIYPTEANFILIKVDDANKRYDELIAKGIVIRNRTTQALCKNTLRLTIGTEEENKKLIEALIA